From the genome of Aspergillus fumigatus Af293 chromosome 1, whole genome shotgun sequence, one region includes:
- a CDS encoding GPI anchored serine-threonine rich protein codes for MRYSTSAITLLLALTGSTLAQQTTAAPSTGSSSTKQCAAQNIVDACLESMKPQLDACGPNDWKCLCEQSINVLTCYNNCPGHPDSFGAEQSKTSYCNAAQAYSPSSTSTTGTATRASSATQTTETAATTTTTSSGFSPTPSGAAAGLAVEGGSVLAAILAGFVAL; via the exons ATGCGCTACTCCACCTCCGCAATcactcttctcctcgcctTGACCGGCTCCACTCTGGCGCAGCAGACAACCGCAGCACCAAGCACTGGCTCTTCATCCACGAAGCAATGCGCAGCCCAAAA CATCGTCGACGCCTGTCTTGAGTCCATGAAGCCCCAGCTCGACGCCTGCGGCCCGAACGATTGGAAATGCCTCTGTGAACAGAGCATCAATGTTCTGAC ATGCTACAACAACTGCCCCGGACACCCCGACAGCTTCGGCGCCGAACAGAGCAAAACGTCCTACTGCAATGCGGCCCAGGCTTACTCGCCTTCGAGCACTTCGACGACCGGCACGGCTACCAGGGCGTCTTCTGCGACCCAGACAACGGAGACGGCGGCTACCACGACCACCACCTCGTCTGGATTTTCCCCTACCCCGTCTGGTGCGGCTGCGGGGTTGGCTGTTGAGGGTGGAAGTGTGTTGGCTGCTATCTTGGCTGGGTTTGTTGCCTTGTAA